Proteins from a genomic interval of Alphaproteobacteria bacterium:
- a CDS encoding methyltransferase domain-containing protein: MNIKQEIFTLMGGRVKMRRGCYNPTSDAVWLAAFAPTHAKTVLDVGVGTGGVSLCIWANNNDAKITGIDISDEMLTACRGNAELNGVDIDLINADITTWRTNQTFDLVVTNPPYFNGTPARHNAHHNADLKTWVARCVARVRPMGTFCIITDAATVGTVIAEMAKKLGDITIMPLFGARDVAERVLISGRLGSRGVTVMHRGLPMNYEPVLRDGLTIADTLSKLSQK; the protein is encoded by the coding sequence ATGAATATAAAACAAGAAATTTTTACCCTGATGGGCGGACGCGTTAAAATGCGTCGTGGTTGCTATAATCCGACGTCGGACGCGGTGTGGTTGGCGGCGTTTGCGCCGACGCACGCAAAAACAGTACTGGATGTTGGGGTTGGAACAGGCGGTGTATCATTGTGTATTTGGGCAAATAATAATGATGCAAAAATTACTGGGATTGATATATCGGATGAAATGCTGACCGCGTGTCGCGGGAATGCGGAACTGAATGGTGTGGACATAGATTTAATCAATGCAGACATTACCACGTGGCGCACAAACCAGACTTTTGATTTAGTGGTGACCAACCCGCCTTATTTCAACGGTACGCCCGCCCGACATAACGCACACCATAACGCAGATTTAAAGACGTGGGTTGCGCGTTGCGTTGCACGCGTGCGGCCAATGGGTACATTCTGTATTATCACAGATGCCGCAACCGTCGGCACAGTTATTGCCGAAATGGCCAAGAAGTTAGGCGACATCACAATAATGCCACTGTTTGGCGCGCGCGATGTGGCGGAACGCGTACTGATATCGGGGCGGCTGGGGTCGCGGGGTGTGACGGTGATGCATCGTGGTTTGCCTATGAATTATGAACCTGTTTTGCGCGATGGCTTGACTATTGCGGATACTTTGTCTAAACTATCCCAGAAATGA